From Topomyia yanbarensis strain Yona2022 chromosome 1, ASM3024719v1, whole genome shotgun sequence, one genomic window encodes:
- the LOC131677644 gene encoding hydroxysteroid dehydrogenase-like protein 2 isoform X1, which yields MINTGKLAGRTIFITGASRGIGKAIALKAAQDGANIVVAAKTVDPHPKLPGTIYTAAAEIEAAGGKALPCVVDVRDEVAVRAAVKSAADKFGGIDILINNASAISLTPTEQTDMKRYDLMHNINTRGTFLVSKECIPYLKKSNHAHILNISPPLNMNPLWFSNHVAYTMAKYGMSMCVLGMARELKGDNIAVNALWPRTAIYTAAMEMLTGKESDQFSRKPEIMSDAAYAILCKEPKNVSGNFFIDDEVLKAEGITDMKQYACVPENADKLMPDFFLDVAPEKLLEFAADGSHAASLKKEAPGKIEGLFQKIESLLSDEIVSKTRAIYEFNVKGEESGIWFADLKNGTGKVGKGKPPVDADATLTMDSKHFFDMFSGKLKPASAFMTGKLKIKGDLQKAMKLEKLMGGLKSKL from the exons ATGATCAACACAGG AAAACTGGCTGGCCGGACAATCTTCATTACCGGTGCTTCGCGTGGAATAGGAAAAGCAATCGCTTTGAAAGCAGCTCAAGATGGTGCAAATATTGTGGTAGCAGCCAAAACGGTAGATCCGCACCCGAAGTTGCCAGGGACAATCTATACGGCTGCAGCTGAAA TCGAAGCTGCCGGTGGTAAGGCTCTGCCTTGCGTGGTTGATGTTCGCGATGAAGTCGCCGTTCGAGCGGCAGTCAAGAGCGCAGCTGATAAGTTCGGTGGAATTGATATCCTAATCAACAATGCCAGCGCTATTTCACTCACTCCTACCGAACAGACAGACATGAAGCGTTACGATCTGATGCACAACATCAACACGCGTGGAACGTTCTTGGT TTCCAAAGAATGCATCCCCTATCTGAAGAAGAGCAACCACGCACACATCCTGAACATATCGCCACCACTCAATATGAATCCATTGTGGTTCAGCAATCACGTAGCCTACACCATGGCGAAGTATGGAATGTCCATGTGCGTACTGGGGATGGCTCGTGAGCTCAAAGGCGATAATATTGCGGTTAATGCGCTGTGGCCTCGAACCGCTATCTACACTGCTGCCATGGAAATGTTAACCGGGAAGGAAAGTGATCAGTTCTCCCGGAAACCGGAAATCATGAGTGATGCTGCGTATGCGATTCTTTGCAAAGAACCGAAAAATGTGTCCGGAAACTTCTTTATCGATGATGAAGTACTGAAGGCAGAGGGAATAACCGACATGAAGCAGTACGCATGCGTTCCGGAAAATGCTGATAAATTGATGCCGGACTTTTTCCTGGACGTTGCTCCGGAGAAACTGTTAGAATTTGCCGCCGATGGCAGTCATGCAGCTTCGCTGAAAAAAGAGGCCCCTGGTAAAATCGAAGGTCTTTTCCAGAAGATCGAATCCCTGCTCAGTGATGAGATTGTTAGCAAAACAAGAGCAATTTATGAATTCAACGTGAAAGGAGAGGAGTCCGGTATATGGTTCGCTGATTTGAAGAACGGAACCGGCAAGGTTGGCAAAGGTAAACCGCCAGTAGATGCGGATGCTACGCTCACCATGGATTCCAAGCATTTTTTTGATATGTTCAGCGGTAAGCTGAAGCCGGCTAGTGCCTTTATGACCGGGAAGTTGAAGATTAAGGGTGATTTGCAGAAGGCAATGAAGCTGGAAAAACTGATGGGTGGATTGAAGTCAAAGTTATAG
- the LOC131677644 gene encoding hydroxysteroid dehydrogenase-like protein 2 isoform X2: protein MKNTGKLAGRTIFITGASRGIGKAIALKAAQDGANIVVAAKTVDPHPKLPGTIYTAAAEIEAAGGKALPCVVDVRDEVAVRAAVKSAADKFGGIDILINNASAISLTPTEQTDMKRYDLMHNINTRGTFLVSKECIPYLKKSNHAHILNISPPLNMNPLWFSNHVAYTMAKYGMSMCVLGMARELKGDNIAVNALWPRTAIYTAAMEMLTGKESDQFSRKPEIMSDAAYAILCKEPKNVSGNFFIDDEVLKAEGITDMKQYACVPENADKLMPDFFLDVAPEKLLEFAADGSHAASLKKEAPGKIEGLFQKIESLLSDEIVSKTRAIYEFNVKGEESGIWFADLKNGTGKVGKGKPPVDADATLTMDSKHFFDMFSGKLKPASAFMTGKLKIKGDLQKAMKLEKLMGGLKSKL from the exons ATGAAAAACACTGG AAAACTGGCTGGCCGGACAATCTTCATTACCGGTGCTTCGCGTGGAATAGGAAAAGCAATCGCTTTGAAAGCAGCTCAAGATGGTGCAAATATTGTGGTAGCAGCCAAAACGGTAGATCCGCACCCGAAGTTGCCAGGGACAATCTATACGGCTGCAGCTGAAA TCGAAGCTGCCGGTGGTAAGGCTCTGCCTTGCGTGGTTGATGTTCGCGATGAAGTCGCCGTTCGAGCGGCAGTCAAGAGCGCAGCTGATAAGTTCGGTGGAATTGATATCCTAATCAACAATGCCAGCGCTATTTCACTCACTCCTACCGAACAGACAGACATGAAGCGTTACGATCTGATGCACAACATCAACACGCGTGGAACGTTCTTGGT TTCCAAAGAATGCATCCCCTATCTGAAGAAGAGCAACCACGCACACATCCTGAACATATCGCCACCACTCAATATGAATCCATTGTGGTTCAGCAATCACGTAGCCTACACCATGGCGAAGTATGGAATGTCCATGTGCGTACTGGGGATGGCTCGTGAGCTCAAAGGCGATAATATTGCGGTTAATGCGCTGTGGCCTCGAACCGCTATCTACACTGCTGCCATGGAAATGTTAACCGGGAAGGAAAGTGATCAGTTCTCCCGGAAACCGGAAATCATGAGTGATGCTGCGTATGCGATTCTTTGCAAAGAACCGAAAAATGTGTCCGGAAACTTCTTTATCGATGATGAAGTACTGAAGGCAGAGGGAATAACCGACATGAAGCAGTACGCATGCGTTCCGGAAAATGCTGATAAATTGATGCCGGACTTTTTCCTGGACGTTGCTCCGGAGAAACTGTTAGAATTTGCCGCCGATGGCAGTCATGCAGCTTCGCTGAAAAAAGAGGCCCCTGGTAAAATCGAAGGTCTTTTCCAGAAGATCGAATCCCTGCTCAGTGATGAGATTGTTAGCAAAACAAGAGCAATTTATGAATTCAACGTGAAAGGAGAGGAGTCCGGTATATGGTTCGCTGATTTGAAGAACGGAACCGGCAAGGTTGGCAAAGGTAAACCGCCAGTAGATGCGGATGCTACGCTCACCATGGATTCCAAGCATTTTTTTGATATGTTCAGCGGTAAGCTGAAGCCGGCTAGTGCCTTTATGACCGGGAAGTTGAAGATTAAGGGTGATTTGCAGAAGGCAATGAAGCTGGAAAAACTGATGGGTGGATTGAAGTCAAAGTTATAG